One Setaria viridis chromosome 7, Setaria_viridis_v4.0, whole genome shotgun sequence genomic region harbors:
- the LOC117865364 gene encoding U-box domain-containing protein 33, which produces MEVLGPSPSPPLPSPCPSLRCGGRREQRHGEAWVHVAVGRSPEKTLGLLRWALRRFGNPRIVLLHVHQPSPLIPTLLGKIPAAQATEELVLSHRKSEKEEMDKVLLSYLAFCRRAQVQATLLRTENDQIHDGILNLVNHYRITKLIMGSTPDNCFKLKYGKESLMASNAPAFCQIWFVWRGRQIWTREASAAIDNNAPVHYQDDAMTTKRIRFSSYSNNTETRLDEGHVTGEALMTVDLNQGTVSDYDALGAREANHFYSMNMAKWQDAEPALNSTFFSDSSVHMDTLPFYSKEVLDRNLKHVMMEADESRKEAFVELLKRKEAESKVASAFARAKESDSAKKHEIKMRGELEALLVATRKQHEDLMKNKERAVAGLESSMRRLAILDDHAAKIKLQTDEFLAELELIQSSIENLKQNKLKVPKLEELPNCMSNAFGDDLYSFREFTLLDMQSATCEFSESFKIQSQGHGCVYKGEIMNRTVMIYKLHPHSIESVKQFQQEVCILGRVRHPHILTLVGACPEALCLVYEYLPNESLHDRLFSRCNSHWLTWKIRARVVAEISGALLFLHSCKPQMIIHGNLKLENILLDSEFHCKIADFGISRVFMDNTTDYPSFVEGSELKGSFPDTDPEYKRSKVMTQKSDIYNFGMVILQLLTGKQELEGLAGEVRRAISCGKLSSILDPMAGRWPREVAGRLAYFGLSCSETSSRDRPELTPGTVQDLEQLCFTREEGRAPSSFLCPILKEIMHDPQVCADGLTYEGRAIRKWMETGRGTSPVTGQKLEHRNLTPNHTLRFAIQDWLRHSHSLMKL; this is translated from the exons ATGGAGGTCCTgggcccgtcgccgtcgccgccgctgcccagcCCCTGCCCAAGCCTccgctgcggcggccgccgggagcAGCGCCACGGCGAGGCGTGGGTCCACGTGGCCGTGGGGAGGTCGCCGGAGAAAACGCTCGGGCTGCTGCGCTGGGCCCTGCGCCGCTTCGGGAACCCCCGCATCGTCCTCCTCCACGTCCACCAGCCGTCGCCGCTCATCCCAACACTCT TAGGAAAGATTCCGGCGGCGCAAGCCACGGAGGAGCTGGTGCTCTCCCATCGCAAGTCGGAGAAGGAAGAGATGGACAAGGTCCTCCTCTCCTACCTCGCCTTCTGCCGCAGGGCCCAGGTGCAGGCAACGCTTCTTCGCACGGAGAACGACCAAATCCACGACGGCATCCTCAACTTGGTCAACCATTACAGGATCACCAAGCTTATAATGGGCTCTACACCTGACAA TTGCTTCAAGTTGAAATATGGCAAAGAATCTTTAATGGCTAGCAATGCTCCTGCATTTTGCCAAATCTGGTTCGTGTGGAGAGGAAGGCAAATCTGGACCAGAGAAGCGAGTGCAGCCATCGACAACAATGCTCCGGTTCACTACCAAGATGATGCCATGACAACAAAAAGGATTAGGTTCAGCTCATATTCTAACAACACCGAAACAAGACTTGATGAAGGACATGTCACGGGCGAGGCACTAATGACAGTTGATCTTAATCAAGGCACTGTTTCAGATTATGACGCTCTTGGGGCACGTGAAGCCAACCATTTCTACAGTATGAACATGGCAAAATGGCAAGATGCAGAACCGGCACTCAACTCAACCTTCTTCTCTGATTCTTCTGTACATATGGACACATTACCCTTCTATTCTAAG GAAGTATTGGACAGAAATCTCAAACATGTAATGATGGAAGCTGATGAATCAAGAAAGGAAGCTTTTGTTGAACTGCTGAAGCGCAAAGAAGCAGAGTCAAAAGTAGCAAGTGCTTTTGCCAGG GCAAAAGAGTCTGATTCTGCTAAAAAACATGAAATAAAAATGAGGGGGGAACTTGAAGCTTTATTGGTAGCCACAAGAAAGCAGCATGAAGATCTTATGAAAAACAAAGAGAGAGCTGTAGCAGGGTTAGAATCTTCTATGAGAAGATTAGCCATCCTAGATGACCATGCAGCAAAGATAAAGCTTCAGACGGATGAGTTTTTAGCAGAGCTTGAGCTGATCCAATCTTCCATAGAAAATCTCAAGCAGAACAAACTGAAAGTGCCAAAGCTTGAAGAATTGCCAAATTGCATGTCAAATGCTTTTGGAGATGATTTGTACAGCTTCAGAGAATTTACATTGTTAGATATGCAGTCTGCAACATGTGAATTCTCAGAGAGCTTCAAGATACAGTCACAAGGTCATGGGTGTGTATACAAAGGAGAAATTATGAACAGAACTGTGATGATTTATAAGCTGCACCCACACAGCATTGAGAGCGTGAAGCAGTTTCAGCAAGAG GTTTGTATCCTTGGCAGGGTGAGGCACCCTCATATACTGACATTGGTTGGGGCATGCCCAGAAGCGCTGTGTCTCGTCTATGAATATCTGCCAAATGAGAGCCTTCACGACCGCCTCTTCAGCAGATGCAACAGCCATTGGTTGACATGGAAAATCCGTGCACGCGTTGTTGCTGAGATATCGGGTGCTCTGCTGTTCTTGCATTCATGTAAACCTCAGATGATCATCCATGGCAACTTGAAGCTTGAGAACATCCTTCTAGATAGCGAATTCCACTGCAAGATAGCCGATTTTGGTATTTCTCGGGTATTCATGGATAACACGACGGATTACCCATCATTTGTGGAGGGTTCCGAGCTGAAAGGGTCCTTTCCCGACACAGATCCAGAGTACAAGAGAAGCAAAGTAATGACACAGAAGTCTGATATATACAACTTTGGAATGGTGATACTCCAGCTGCTAACAGGAAAACAGGAGCTTGAAGGGCTTGCTGGTGAGGTAAGGCGTGCTATCTCTTGTGGCAAGCTATCATCAATTCTCGATCCAATGGCCGGGCGGTGGCCTAGGGAGGTGGCTGGAAGGCTAGCATATTTTGGGCTGAGTTGTAGTGAAACCAGCAGCCGAGATCGCCCGGAGCTGACTCCTGGGACCGTACAAGATCTAGAACAGCTATGCTTTACGAGGGAGGAGGGACGAGCACCCTCCTCTTTCCTATGCCCTATTCTGAAG GAGATAATGCATGATCCTCAGGTGTGCGCTGATGGCTTAACGTACGAAGGGCGGGCGATTCGTAAGTGGATGGAGACTGGGAGGGGGACGTCGCCGGTGACCGGCCAGAAACTAGAGCATCGAAATCTCACGCCCAACCACACCCTTCGCTTTGCTATCCAGGATTGGCTTCGTCACTCCCACTCCCTGATGAAGCTCTAG
- the LOC117866004 gene encoding uncharacterized protein — MDKLVQFGRKAWFIVRVMSGYEERRIRSYRLQLQKRLEMAQARKEELQKQPEKVILSEVRQVVQQMQALNQHLEEAETAIDEYFKPIDKNAKIITDMQMEKEEKQMKEMAKVMQEQIKMQREIAMKRAEAASLESKDAQVSEKVAEIPPKQETVK, encoded by the exons ATGGACAAGCTGGTGCAGTTCGGGAGGAAGGCGTGGTTCATCGTGCGGGTGATGTCCGGCTACGAGGAGAGGAGGATCCGGTCCTACAGGCTGCAGCTGCAGAAGCGCCTCGAGATG GCCCAAGCTAGGAAGGAAGAGCTGCAGAAACAGCCAGAAAAAGTTATCTTATCGGAGGTTCGTCAAGTGGTTCAGCAGATGCAAGCTCTCAATCAGCATCTTGAAGAAGCT GAAACTGCCATAGATGAATATTTCAAACCAATCGACAAGAATGCTAAGATCATAACAGATATGCAGatggagaaagaagaaaagcaaATGAAGGAGATGGCAAAAGTTATGCAAGAGCAAATAAAAATGCAAAGAGAAATCGCAATGAAAAGAGCTGAGGCCGCCAGCCTAGAGTCTAAGGATGCTCAAGTGAGTGAAAAAGTAGCAGAAATCCCTCCGAAACAAGAAACTGTAAAATAG